In Streptomyces liangshanensis, the DNA window TCCGTTACGCCGGCGGCCCGGTGGGCTTGCGGCTCATCCGGGAGAACGTGCTCATCTGCGAGGTGACCGACCCCAGCAACACCCAACCGCGCCTCCTGCGGGCCGCCGACCTGGACGAAGGGGGCCGGGGTCTGTTCATCGTCGCCAACTGCACGACACGGTGGGGCAGCCGGTACGGCAGGAGCGGGAAGACGATCTGGACCGAGCAGCCCTTCCGGCCCCGGCCCGCGGACGAGCCGGCGCTGCTCCCGCTCGCGGGGTGAGGGGCCGCCCGGGGCCGCGGGTGCGGACGGCGTCCCGGGGCCGGGCGGTCTTCGGTCGGTCGGCGTCAGTCGGCGTCCTCGGGCGCGAGGTCGGGGCGCAGCCGGTGCCAGGACGGCTGGCGCAGGAGGCCGGCGCGGGTACGGGTGCTGTACGTGACCTCGCCGACGAGGCGGGGCAGGACCCAGTGCGCCCCCGCGACGCGGGGCACCTGGTCGAAGGGGCAGTCGTCGATCCGCGCGGCGTGCAGCAGCCGGGCGAGCGTGGCGCGTTCGCGGTCGCTCCATCCGGTGCCGACGCTCCCCATGTACCGCAGGGCGCCCCCCTCCCGGCGTCCGACGAGGACGGCCCCGGGGAGCCCGCCGAGCTGGCCGCGCCCCGGGACCCAGCCGCCGACGATGGCGTCCACCGTCCGTACGTTACGGATCTTGATCCAGGCGCGGGAGCGCACGCCGGGCTCGTACACGGAGGTCAGGCGCTTGCGGATGATGCCCTCCAGGCCGTGCTCGCGGGTGGTCGCCAGGGCCGCGGCGCTGTGCCCGACGATCGCGGCCGGTGTCGACCAGGACGGCCCGGCGAGGCCGAGCGCGTCCAGCTCGTGGCGGCGGTCGGCGTACGCGACGCGGACGAGCGGGCGCCCGCCGACGTGGAGCGCGTCGAAGAGCATGAGGTGGGCCGGGACGGTACGGGCCAGGCTCGCGGCCTTGGCGGGTGATCCGGCCAGTCCCATCCTGGCCTGGAGGCGTTCGAAGTCCGGGCGGCCCCGGTCGTCGAGCGCGACGATCTCCCCGTCCAGCACCGCCGGCACCCCGGTGGGCAGGGCGGTGGCCAGGGCCCGCAGCTCGGGGTAGGCGGGGGTGATGTCGGCGCCCGAC includes these proteins:
- a CDS encoding ATP-dependent DNA ligase, translating into MTLPRFAPMLATPGGLPPAAEERLWSAETKHDGQRALIYLPGDGSVLLRSRSGADITPAYPELRALATALPTGVPAVLDGEIVALDDRGRPDFERLQARMGLAGSPAKAASLARTVPAHLMLFDALHVGGRPLVRVAYADRRHELDALGLAGPSWSTPAAIVGHSAAALATTREHGLEGIIRKRLTSVYEPGVRSRAWIKIRNVRTVDAIVGGWVPGRGQLGGLPGAVLVGRREGGALRYMGSVGTGWSDRERATLARLLHAARIDDCPFDQVPRVAGAHWVLPRLVGEVTYSTRTRAGLLRQPSWHRLRPDLAPEDAD